A segment of the Polyodon spathula isolate WHYD16114869_AA chromosome 14, ASM1765450v1, whole genome shotgun sequence genome:
CTCAGCGTTGTCTTTTCTGCACAGTGTGCTCATGACAGACGGGCCAGCGTACTTAACCTAATATTTAGTTTCTATGCGAATTACTTCTATGTAATCCCATTTATTTGTCATGTACAATGTTAATCTGTTGCTGAATATGGTGAAGGACAGTGCCGCTGGCTAATCAGGTACGATCCTGGCAATTGCTAGAAACAATCTGGAGAACAGGTTTgtaatgaaacttgctaaggaacCAGAACCCAAGATAATAGAAGAACCCTTTTATACTTCACATTAtcatggcagttttttttttcatgaacttTGTAAGTTATACCCGTGGTTTGATACTGATGCTctcatttagttatttttgttcTCTCAGGTATTCGTGAAGGCAGGGGATAAAGTACAGATTGGAGATCCCTTGATGATCATGCTAGCAATGAAGATGGAGGTAAGAAGATAATTAATAAAATCTTATATGCAAAGatacttttaaagtattttctcaGTTCTTCTGAGTTTCATGACCATGAAACATTATTTCTGTAGATCTATATCACATATCATCCTACATACATAAAATTATGTGAATACATCACGTGTTTTCATGGGATGGAAAatataatggttacattttttttttcctaaagtaTCTAAGCATAGTGACGTcctcttattttttttctgatttgcacAGTAGTGTAAATCTGTATCATCACACCCTAATTCTGTTCTGAACCCCCCATGTTTTCCTGTTCACAGCATACTATCCGGGCACCGAAAGCTGGAGTCATCAAGAGGGTTTTCTTCAAAGAAGGTTCTCAGGCCAACAGGCATTCACCTCTAGTTGAACTGGAGGAAGAGCAAGCCAGCTCTGATTGAGCTGCTGGGTGCTTCGTGTATGTAGACTCTGAGGTTTAGAAGCAACACTAATTTGTAATGGGGGTGGAATatgtaataatattgtaatagTGACTAGTGCTTTGAATCCAAATGGACAACTtggacattttcaaaaataatggaATGCATTTTTGGATGAAAAAATCCATTGTACAGGTTGCCTTATAATTTCttgaaaactataaataaatatgtttattattctCTGTCATATGTTTATCATGGATTTTCATTATGCAGCAGAACCTAATTTTTGATATTGCTATAactaatacaacaaaaaaagtagATATGAACCGtgtagaaaataaaaggtaattCTAAGACAATTTAAAAGCCtttatagtactttttttttcattgaataatTATGATTGATGTTTTTCtatattcaaatgtattgtttgttgaTGTACagcacatatttatttaacattcacAGTGGTCACCAATAAGTCATCAggacattttatttgtgttacaCATTAAAACCTGAAAAGGTATATAACATACATGAGGTACAGGAGACTGACACAGTACTTACAATAATCAAACAATTCAAATCTGACATGGACCTACTATATCTATAATGCAATTCAAAAACAAGACTCCATAGGCAAATAAATGGCATTGGTGATGCTAAAATACAACATCATACAGgcattactgtatttataaaagtcACATGTATCTGATATTCCCAGAGCTGCTGAAAGTGCATTCTCGCTTCAAATCAATTCAATGGTAAAACTTTTACCTTAGACTtcacattgagtgttttaaagtgaTACAGCAGCTGAACAAATCCATTCAAATGACATGCATACAAAAGCTCTGAGTTGAAAGCCACATGCAAAAGATGTGTGACCCTTTGACATTTATCTTTTTAACTCAAATTTGCTTTGTCTGCCAACCTCTCAATGCATCTAAAACTAGTCCTTAAAGGCAGGTGGTCTTTAGACACAGCTCATTTTGAATACACTGAATTCACGAGGGGAATTGCTATTGACTCGTttgactgtatataaatgtaaatatcagGAAAGCATTATGAGTTCGCTAGCTCGCAGCACTACCCTTGCAGTGGGTCTTGATGCCTGATGAACCTCTATTGGCTCAGCATAGCTGTGTACTTTATACTTCCATGGAAGTGTCTTTGTGTTCTTGTCTCCCCGCCTGCTGTTGCTCATACTGGGAACGTGCCACATGCCTGGTAAGCGTGCCTCTTCGGTTAGTGTTTCAGGCTTTGCTACTTCTCGTGCTCGAGCGACGCAGGCAAGCTGGTCCGCGACCTTCTCATGTTCAGAGTGCTTTTGTTCCAGAGCTACTTTAATGCCAACCACAGGGGTGACTGAGAGCACGGAAGACACAGGTATTTCTGTACAGCCTTTTATTGGCTCATCTACGATGGCCTCCAGAGGTAGTCTAACAGTTTGTGCGAGTTCAGAAGCTGATAGTGTAGCACATTCCTCCGATTTTGCTTTGTGAACCTGGGATATTGCCTCTTTTATGTTCGACTTACACCTTTGGCCTGTGCCAGGAAGCCTGTCTGCATCATAGTTGGGAGTTGTGGGAGGATTCATTTCAAATCTGTCTTTAGGAGAAGTCTTTTCACAGAGCTCATGTTCCAGGCTCTTGTCCTGTATAACAGAGGCCCTTACTTCTTTGTGCTGTGTAGCTGGAGAGACTTTATCTGCATACAGGGATTGATTGTTGCCGTCTAACCCGTGGCTGGGAATTTCTGTAGCTATTTGTTCTGAACAGTTTTGTGTCTCTGAACATGCCAGCTTCGTTTTGTATTGAGTTTCTGTCTGGCTAGTTTGGGACTCAGAATCACTGTCGGTCTGAATCTTTGGGGAGGTTGAAATTTCTGTGTGTTCAACCTGTGGGTGTATTGTTGGTGATTTGTAAACAAAGATTTGATTTGGGTTGCAAGGAGCACACTTCAGAGAaaccaacacagcactttcagTCCAGCTTTCTTTCTGTAACTCTTCAGCAGACGTTGGTAACATTACAGGTGCAGTGTCTACCAGTGACTCCGCCGGAGCAATTTTGACATCCACTTGAGAAATTGAACTTGTGGTGCCCAGCTTTGTAGACAGTGAGTGGTGATCTGCTGTCTGTTTATTCAGCTGAGTATGATGGTCCTCTTGCTTCTTGGAGACTGTAATATTATCTGTGGATTCTGTTTCTTTGGTTACACCCAGCCTGTGGGTGTTTATGTCGGTGCTTTTATTCTGTCTTTCTGAAGGGCCTTGTTGAGTAGTGTTTTGAGCAAAATTGTTCGCACCATCAGAAGGCTGGACTTTGTTCAAGGTAATCTTCTCCTTTCCTGGCTCATTAAGAATgagtttttccattttgttcttgaTACCAAACTTTGTAAATCTGCACTGAAGCAGCTGAAACCGAGTCAGCCTTGGCTTCGCAGcagcttgttgttgtttttcttttgcctcGCTGTCCGATTCGACAGCCTTAGAGTTGTCCTTTTCCAGTAAAGACATGTAGTTGAGAAGATTATTGATTTCATCCACTGTGCGCTTGCTGGCTAAATTTCTGACAATCTGTCTTAAACTAGTAGAATTCTCACAGGGTGATATATAATCTTTGCAGACACACGAGCTGAAATAAAAAgatcatgttttgtatttttgtctaCAGAGTTATTCAAACATTTAAAGTAATAAGTAGAATTTGAAAGCTAATATCTACAGTAAAGTTGCCTCACAGTCTATACACACGGAGGAAATATGAATATCATAAAAGACAGTGTCACTTGAAGGCAACATTACCTGCCTTGtctttttgctggaatagttagtaagcttGGCAAAACAACAATGGAGAGATATACATAACGTGTATTTGATAAACGTTATCTATTAATTACCTTTCCCCATGAGCAACATGGTACAGTCCCTTGCCCAGTCTTTCCAGCTGTTCCTTTAACCTCAGGTTTTGTAGGATACATTTGGGAACGTTTTCAATCCCGTACAAAAGGCCATACAAGCATCCAGCTATGGCACCTGTAGATTCACTGTCTCCTGCAGAACCAAATGTTTAATGGCATTATTAAATTAACAGAGGCCCCAGTTAGGCACAAAGGACTCAactctttactccaaattgtcactAGCacatcagcatattaacacagaATGGCAGAAACACACCCAACCAGAAATAAatcctttataaaataaataatcctttATGGCTGCCTTGATGAAGTGAAATGCTTGTAAAACTTACTggtgctgtttaaaaaacaaataggaCAGAATCTGTCAATAactgctgcactgtgctgtgtttgaTAATGTTTTGATGAcagcactagatggcagtatctgtgaacaagctggctttagtggtgatGTGAAATggccagaaatgaacacacagcactgcgagtgaaatggtgaatgaaaaTGCTACTGCGCGGTTTATTAAACagggcaaaataaaaggttttaacaaaaacactttgtaaaataaaatggcacagtagccaaaatgaACAGGCAATAAACAGACATACAAACGCGTGGacgaacagacacaaacaagtaccgtgctgggtagttctccactcaccaaacacacaacccagagtgagtgaaaacgggccttttttttttttatgcagctgtaccgagactcgattgctaatcaatcattcaattggaatctcggtacacctgcatgtgaattaatgccTGTGCTTCCACACTAACTACCCACTTTAATATGCAAGTTGCGTGATactcatatacattttaaacactcatgcacataacccatattatatcctgtgtaccaactacaatacaccaacattaacacactacacgcaacatacaacacagaaatacacacaggggcggggcaacattgccacaatatCGTATATGCAGTTACACTTGTGTCGGCTACAGTGtctttcatggggtttccatgcggggcaatttacatgtgaaatggcgatgcgcctgcacatttgggagaatggctcgtgtaaatcaggtttgtggccgaaaaaaatgGCCAGAGGGgaatagggtaaatctcatttactcgtgtaaatgacaaaacacacttgaaaatccacgcccagtttcgcatggaagcCTGCATTTCATGCATAAATGTTAATGAGCAAGGGAGCGGGTCAGttcaagacggcagaaagtagtggctgatgggcggttttatggttagtagtggtgtagttcaccttaatgataatacagtcagcttttttatttatttatttatttgctgtgtctggtctgtcatgttgtatatctcttgtgagtttacagttctgtataaaaaccACTAGCCATGAACTGCTGAGGATGCCAGCCTATACAGAGCAATCAGCACTCTTTTTTTCCCACTGGCACAGGAGGACATATATAATTCCTTTTTGGCTGCATGTCTTCCTTTACCACTTCCACTATAATGCTGAATGTTGCACTGGTAACATGAAATGATGCTAGCCATTGGCATTAGATAACAAGGCATAAGGACTTGCTCGTAGAGGTTCAAGTTTGGAGGTTCAAGCTCccgaaacaaagacaaaacagccacggttcccaatccagacagcttTGGGAGCATATGTGGAAGTTttcagttttcagccatggtgatctgcaatacctgtctTGGTCAGTTTCAATGTATACCTCTCAGTTAAATTTTAAtaaatgagtcgtaagataaattagttgaaacagatTCAATACTAATGCCATGCCACCCcgccaatgacatttaaaaaaaaaactatttgggcaGAGCGGTAAAACCAACAAGGCACgaggcattttgttttattatagcatGGAAACCATATTTTCTCAAAATTTCtatagtaatcttcaaaaacagcacaagtactttaagCATAGCTAGTTTACATAAAAAGCATATTACATAACCTAAGGGGCGAATCACTTGTAGATATCCATACAccactagaattttgaaa
Coding sequences within it:
- the LOC121326549 gene encoding uncharacterized protein LOC121326549, yielding MSLLEKDNSKAVESDSEAKEKQQQAAAKPRLTRFQLLQCRFTKFGIKNKMEKLILNEPGKEKITLNKVQPSDGANNFAQNTTQQGPSERQNKSTDINTHRLGVTKETESTDNITVSKKQEDHHTQLNKQTADHHSLSTKLGTTSSISQVDVKIAPAESLVDTAPVMLPTSAEELQKESWTESAVLVSLKCAPCNPNQIFVYKSPTIHPQVEHTEISTSPKIQTDSDSESQTSQTETQYKTKLACSETQNCSEQIATEIPSHGLDGNNQSLYADKVSPATQHKEVRASVIQDKSLEHELCEKTSPKDRFEMNPPTTPNYDADRLPGTGQRCKSNIKEAISQVHKAKSEECATLSASELAQTVRLPLEAIVDEPIKGCTEIPVSSVLSVTPVVGIKVALEQKHSEHEKVADQLACVARAREVAKPETLTEEARLPGMWHVPSMSNSRRGDKNTKTLPWKYKVHSYAEPIEVHQASRPTARVVLRASELIMLS